The window GGCCCTCATGGCCTCTCCGGCGGGTTGCGGCACCGGTATCCGTCCCTGCGTCGCCGGTGACCCACTCTCGACAGTCGTCACCCGAATGGAGTAACCCAACGCGCCACCCACATGGGTGAAGATCAAACTGATGAGTGCCCCAACCGAGGCAATCCGCGAAAGGGAAACCACATGCGCATTCGACGAATTCTCGCCGCCGTCACCGCCACGGCGGCCCTCGCCGGACTCGGACTCACAGGTGCCGCCACCGCCACCGCCGCCACCACCACCGCCGTCGCCGGAAGCCTCACCCCGGGTGAGTGCGAGAAGGGCGGCGGAACGGTCGATTGGGCGACCAACACCTGCAAGGGCGGCACGGGCAACGGCCAGATGGTCGACTAACCCCCGCTGGGCGCCCCGCAGCCACGCGCCGCGGGGCGCTCCCGCGCGAGCATGCTGCCGACGCGTGTGCCTCCCATCCAGCCACGGGTCCGCCGGTTACGCCTCCCAGACCGCGGCGGCGGTGCGGTCGTCGGCGTACCCCTTGAGCCGGAGCTGGGTGTCCGCGAGGAAGGCCGCCAGGCCGGGCGGCTCCGGCTCGGCCCAGCGGGCGGCGAGCTCGGCCGGGAGCGCGGCCTCCTCCCTCATCGGCTCGGCGAGGCCGCCGGAGCACAGGAGCAGGGTGTCCCCGGGCCGGGCCACGGCGGCACGGAACCGGAATCCGCTCTCGGGCTCGTCGGCCGGCCCGGTGGTGTCGGTGGCGGTTCCGGTGCCGCCGGCTCCGGGCGGCCCGGCGTGTTCCAGGTCCTGCCAGCTGCCCGACCGGAGCCGGAACAGCCCGCCCGCGCCGGCGCCGAAGCACACGCGGGTGCGGCACTGCGGGTCCACCGGAAGCAGCAGCCCGCGCAGCCCCGCGGTGTACGCCGCCTCCTCCAGCCCGAGCTCGGCGGCGCGGGCCCGCAGTCGCCCGTAGCCCCGGTCGGTCAGGCGCTGGAGGCCCGAGCGCAGGGCGTCGCGGCGCCCGGCCCGGATGTCCTCGGCCAACCGTTCCTGGCTCCGCCCGACCGCCGCCGCGACCGTGCGGCACAGCTCGGCGGCGGCCTCCGCGGCCCCGGGGGCGGCCCGGTCCCCGCCGGCGAGGGCCACCAGGACCAGGGCGTCGTCGCCGCTTCCGAAGCGGGCGGTGAGCAGGAAGTCCCGGCGGGCCTCGCCGCGGAAGCGGGCGGAGTCCCCGCGCAGGGAGGCGGCGCGCAGCGTGTATGTGCCGTAGCGGGCCCCCTCCAGGACCGTGTCCGGGGTCAGGTCACCGAGGGCGGCCGGGTCGGCGGGCGGGAGGGCGCCCGGTTCGGCGGCGTAGGTGGGAGCGCGGTCACCGAGGTGCCGCACCTCGGGCCGTGCCGCGGCAGCAGGTGCGGCCACCGCCGGCCCGGAAGACGGGCCGGGGCCGGGCACGGGCGCAGGACCGGGTTCGCGCCGGGGCTGCGCCATCGCATCGGCCCGCGGCGCCTCGGTGGGCGCGGTCGCCTCGCGCGGCACCTCCCAGCGCCACGCCGGCAGCTCGGGCGACCCGGACACCGGGGGCACCTCGACGCCGCCGAGCGCGTAGCCGGTGGCACCGCCCGTCCGGGGATCCCGCGGGGCTGCGCCGCCCGGCGGAGACGGAGGCAGAGGC of the Streptomyces sp. NBC_01294 genome contains:
- a CDS encoding protein phosphatase 2C domain-containing protein; this encodes MSGSPELPAWRWEVPREATAPTEAPRADAMAQPRREPGPAPVPGPGPSSGPAVAAPAAAARPEVRHLGDRAPTYAAEPGALPPADPAALGDLTPDTVLEGARYGTYTLRAASLRGDSARFRGEARRDFLLTARFGSGDDALVLVALAGGDRAAPGAAEAAAELCRTVAAAVGRSQERLAEDIRAGRRDALRSGLQRLTDRGYGRLRARAAELGLEEAAYTAGLRGLLLPVDPQCRTRVCFGAGAGGLFRLRSGSWQDLEHAGPPGAGGTGTATDTTGPADEPESGFRFRAAVARPGDTLLLCSGGLAEPMREEAALPAELAARWAEPEPPGLAAFLADTQLRLKGYADDRTAAAVWEA